A region of Candidatus Limnocylindria bacterium DNA encodes the following proteins:
- a CDS encoding DUF2330 domain-containing protein, producing the protein MRRFIAGAAALVAAFVVSTQPAAACAGLIGPNGAVNLLRTTTFAGYHDGIEHYVTAFKFQGGSGQFGSLVPLPGVPTSVEKGGDWTLQRLIRETELAKRSLFAPTALASAGAREDAQVLMQVKIDALDISVLKGGGEAVGRWATEHGFRLPADAPEVLDFYAARSPIFLAAVFDADAAKAKGQNIGDGTPVHITIPTANPWVPLRILGTGKNANDRITADVYLLTDRKPVLLPAPIGNGMQLEHSATASASLLDDLRSDKGMDWVPEMGWLTKLAINASASQLTYDLAVSANGTVASRVAAGLEAPANPTTPASNNSSSQPVALMGIAILGLGALLLVGRFAPRSVKP; encoded by the coding sequence ATGAGACGGTTCATCGCCGGCGCGGCAGCACTCGTCGCAGCCTTCGTCGTGAGCACGCAGCCAGCCGCAGCCTGCGCGGGCCTCATCGGCCCCAACGGCGCGGTCAACCTGCTCCGCACCACGACCTTCGCGGGTTACCACGATGGCATCGAGCACTACGTCACCGCGTTCAAGTTCCAGGGCGGTAGCGGGCAGTTCGGCTCGCTCGTACCGCTTCCGGGTGTTCCGACGTCGGTCGAAAAGGGCGGCGACTGGACGCTCCAGCGCCTGATCCGCGAGACCGAGCTCGCGAAGCGCTCGCTCTTCGCGCCGACCGCTCTCGCGTCGGCGGGTGCGCGCGAGGACGCGCAGGTCCTGATGCAGGTGAAGATCGACGCGCTCGACATCAGCGTTCTCAAGGGCGGCGGCGAGGCCGTCGGACGGTGGGCCACCGAGCACGGCTTCCGTCTTCCCGCTGACGCACCCGAGGTGCTCGACTTCTACGCCGCGCGTAGCCCGATCTTCCTGGCCGCCGTCTTCGACGCCGACGCGGCAAAGGCAAAGGGCCAGAACATCGGCGACGGCACGCCGGTCCACATCACGATCCCGACCGCGAATCCCTGGGTCCCGCTGCGGATCCTCGGCACCGGCAAGAACGCCAACGATCGCATCACCGCGGATGTCTATCTCCTGACGGATCGCAAGCCTGTGCTGCTCCCCGCGCCGATCGGCAACGGCATGCAGCTCGAGCACAGCGCGACCGCATCGGCGTCGCTGCTGGACGACCTTCGTTCCGACAAGGGCATGGACTGGGTCCCTGAGATGGGTTGGCTCACCAAGCTCGCCATCAACGCGTCGGCGAGCCAGCTGACGTACGACCTCGCGGTCAGCGCGAACGGGACCGTCGCGTCTCGTGTCGCCGCCGGACTCGAGGCTCCTGCGAACCCGACGACTCCCGCAAGCAACAACTCATCGAGCCAGCCGGTCGCCCTCATGGGCATCGCGATCCTCGGACTCGGCGCGCTCCTTCTCGTCGGCAGGTTCGCCCCACGGTCGGTCAAGCCGTGA
- a CDS encoding cupredoxin domain-containing protein, producing the protein MALALAAFAASACATAQAATPTQVGVRIHYSHFAPDRIEVPAGVPITFTIVNDDPIDHEWLIGDAAFHDRHRTGTEPVHGDRPDEVSLPPMSTKLTTLTFAPGTYTYICHFPGHEAYGMVGALVARG; encoded by the coding sequence GTGGCGCTCGCGCTCGCCGCATTCGCGGCGAGCGCCTGCGCCACGGCGCAGGCCGCCACGCCGACGCAGGTCGGCGTCCGGATCCACTACTCGCACTTCGCGCCAGATCGCATCGAGGTGCCAGCCGGAGTGCCGATCACCTTCACGATCGTGAACGACGACCCGATCGACCACGAGTGGCTCATCGGAGACGCCGCGTTCCACGACCGGCATCGCACCGGCACCGAGCCGGTCCACGGTGACCGTCCCGATGAGGTCTCGCTCCCGCCGATGTCGACCAAACTGACTACGCTCACCTTCGCGCCCGGCACGTACACGTACATCTGCCACTTCCCTGGGCACGAGGCCTACGGAATGGTCGGAGCGCTCGTCGCCAGAGGCTAG
- the dnaK gene encoding molecular chaperone DnaK, producing MPKVIGIDLGTTNSAVAYMEGGEPTIIPNAEGGRITPSVVAFTKSGERLVGQVAKRQAITNPENTIYSIKRFMGRRFTDPEVQRSLKQVPYKVGQASNGGVEVVLADSRKLTPPEVSAMILGKLKTDAEAFLGDKVTQAVITVPAYFDDSQRQATKDAGQIAGLEVLRIINEPTAAALAYGLDKKKDELVAVYDLGGGTFDISILQLGEGVFEVKATNGDTHLGGDDFDARIIDWLIEEFKKDQGIDLKNDRMALQRLKESAEKAKIELSSTQQTEINLPFITADQAGPKHLVITLTRSKLEQLIGDLVEKTVSPVKKAIADAGVSADKIDEVVLVGGMTRMPLVVETVKKLFGKEPNKSVNPDEVVAIGAAIQAGVLKGEVKDILLLDVTPLSLGIETLGGVATKLIERNSTIPTSKSQIFTTASDGQTQVEIHVVQGERELAADNKSLARFILDGIPPAPRGVPQIEVTFDIDANGILNVKAKDKASGKEQHVTITASSGLSKDEVEKLVKDAQAHAEEDRRNVERIQTRNEADTFAYQIEKTLRDLGDKAPAEIKKDVEEKIAALRETLKGDDTQRIKTAMEELRVASMKIGEAMNQQQPPSNDGQPQQPEGEPAGATAGDKKDGDTIEGEFKEQS from the coding sequence ATGCCAAAGGTCATCGGTATCGACCTGGGCACCACCAACTCGGCCGTGGCGTACATGGAAGGTGGAGAGCCCACGATCATCCCGAACGCGGAGGGTGGACGGATCACGCCGTCCGTCGTCGCGTTCACCAAGAGCGGGGAGCGTCTGGTCGGCCAGGTCGCGAAGCGGCAGGCGATCACGAACCCGGAGAACACGATCTACTCGATCAAGCGCTTCATGGGGCGGCGTTTCACCGACCCCGAGGTGCAGCGATCGTTGAAGCAGGTCCCATACAAGGTCGGTCAGGCAAGCAACGGCGGCGTCGAGGTCGTCCTCGCCGACAGCCGCAAGCTCACGCCGCCCGAGGTCTCGGCGATGATCCTCGGCAAGCTGAAGACCGACGCCGAGGCGTTCCTCGGCGACAAGGTCACGCAGGCGGTCATCACCGTTCCCGCGTACTTCGACGACAGCCAGCGTCAGGCCACGAAGGACGCCGGCCAGATCGCTGGCCTCGAGGTCCTGCGCATCATCAACGAGCCCACCGCGGCCGCGCTGGCCTATGGGCTCGACAAGAAGAAGGACGAGCTCGTCGCGGTCTACGACCTCGGCGGCGGGACCTTCGACATCTCGATCCTGCAGCTCGGTGAAGGTGTCTTCGAGGTCAAGGCCACGAATGGTGACACGCACCTGGGTGGCGACGACTTCGACGCGCGGATCATCGACTGGCTCATCGAGGAATTCAAGAAGGATCAGGGCATCGATCTGAAGAACGACCGCATGGCCCTTCAGCGTCTGAAGGAGTCTGCGGAGAAGGCGAAGATCGAGCTCTCGAGCACGCAGCAGACCGAGATCAACCTGCCGTTCATCACGGCGGATCAGGCCGGTCCGAAGCACCTCGTCATCACGCTGACGCGGAGCAAGCTCGAGCAGCTCATCGGTGACCTCGTCGAGAAGACGGTCAGTCCCGTCAAGAAGGCCATCGCAGACGCGGGCGTGAGCGCGGACAAGATCGACGAAGTGGTCCTGGTCGGTGGCATGACGCGCATGCCGCTCGTCGTGGAGACCGTGAAGAAGCTGTTCGGCAAGGAGCCGAACAAGAGCGTCAACCCTGACGAGGTCGTGGCGATCGGCGCCGCGATCCAGGCCGGCGTGCTCAAGGGCGAGGTGAAGGACATCCTTCTCCTCGACGTCACGCCGCTGTCGCTCGGCATCGAGACCCTCGGTGGCGTCGCCACCAAGCTCATCGAGCGCAACAGCACCATTCCGACGTCGAAGTCGCAGATCTTCACCACGGCCAGCGACGGCCAGACCCAGGTGGAGATCCATGTCGTCCAGGGTGAGCGCGAGCTCGCCGCGGACAACAAGAGCCTGGCGCGATTCATCCTCGACGGCATCCCGCCTGCTCCACGAGGCGTTCCGCAGATCGAGGTGACGTTCGACATCGACGCGAACGGGATCCTCAACGTCAAGGCGAAGGACAAGGCCAGTGGCAAGGAGCAGCACGTCACGATCACCGCTTCGAGCGGCCTCAGCAAGGACGAGGTCGAGAAGCTGGTGAAGGACGCGCAGGCGCATGCGGAGGAGGACCGCCGCAACGTCGAGCGGATCCAGACCCGCAATGAAGCCGACACCTTCGCGTACCAGATCGAGAAGACGCTCCGCGACCTCGGCGACAAGGCTCCCGCCGAAATCAAGAAGGATGTCGAGGAGAAGATCGCCGCGCTGCGCGAGACGCTGAAGGGCGACGACACGCAGCGGATCAAGACCGCGATGGAGGAGCTGCGAGTCGCGTCGATGAAGATCGGCGAGGCCATGAACCAGCAGCAGCCGCCCTCAAACGACGGCCAGCCACAGCAGCCCGAGGGCGAACCCGCGGGTGCCACGGCCGGCGACAAGAAGGACGGCGACACCATCGAGGGCGAGTTCAAAGAGCAGAGCTGA
- a CDS encoding nucleotide exchange factor GrpE codes for MDDKARKAEELLEERLRTRTNGPTHGAVADVEPEPPTTQSKVEELTSDLQRMTADFANYRKRNESERNEFAKFAKADLIAKLLDVLDGYDRALGTVPEDLKGQPWVEGMWLVERKLRTVLEAEGLDVIDSLGKPFDPYLHQAVAYVESDKPEGTVIEEHQKAYRLHDRVIRPALVTVAKKKE; via the coding sequence ATGGACGACAAAGCACGAAAGGCGGAGGAGCTGCTCGAAGAGCGTCTTCGGACGCGGACGAATGGGCCGACCCACGGCGCGGTCGCCGATGTGGAGCCCGAACCGCCCACGACGCAGTCCAAGGTCGAGGAGCTCACGAGCGATCTCCAGCGCATGACCGCGGACTTCGCGAATTACCGCAAGCGCAACGAAAGCGAGCGGAACGAGTTCGCCAAGTTCGCAAAGGCGGATCTCATCGCGAAGCTGCTCGACGTTCTCGACGGCTACGACCGCGCGCTTGGCACGGTGCCGGAGGATCTGAAGGGTCAGCCGTGGGTCGAAGGGATGTGGCTCGTTGAGCGCAAGCTGCGCACGGTCCTCGAGGCCGAAGGCCTCGACGTGATCGACTCGCTCGGCAAACCGTTCGACCCGTATCTGCACCAGGCCGTCGCGTACGTCGAGTCCGACAAGCCCGAGGGCACTGTCATCGAAGAACATCAAAAGGCGTACCGACTGCACGACCGGGTCATCCGCCCAGCGCTCGTCACGGTCGCCAAGAAGAAGGAGTAG
- the hrcA gene encoding heat-inducible transcriptional repressor HrcA, which translates to MPQKSDQLPQLGERQRDLLRAVIREYIATAQPVASAALVRQYRLDVSSATVRSELAALEEMGLLTHPHTSAGRVPTDLGYRYFIESLMPRPSLHPEEQLTVSHQFQQALSNTSEWLRLAASTLARLTTEAAIVTPPASGRATLRHVEVVPISERRALVVVVFEGGTVAQQLIELRVATTPEHLRSLSSRLTEALLSRDAAGVRGATRSETGVDSEVAGAIARALDDHDAARTHDVYTDGIQNILAQPEFAAGGRMQDMLRLLEDRTRLIDLLPPTLGDDEVHVAIGSEHRLEPLRGCSLVFGRYGAGTEYLGYVGVVGPTRMDYARTIGAVRYVGSLMSDLVRVMEGH; encoded by the coding sequence GTGCCTCAGAAGAGCGATCAGCTCCCACAGCTCGGCGAGCGGCAACGTGATCTGCTGCGCGCCGTCATCCGTGAGTACATCGCCACGGCCCAGCCGGTGGCCTCAGCGGCGCTCGTCCGTCAGTACCGCCTCGATGTCTCGTCGGCCACGGTCCGGAGTGAGCTGGCCGCGCTCGAGGAGATGGGTCTCCTCACGCATCCGCACACATCCGCCGGACGCGTTCCGACAGATCTGGGGTACCGCTACTTCATCGAGAGCCTGATGCCGCGGCCGAGTCTTCATCCGGAGGAGCAGCTCACGGTGAGCCACCAGTTCCAGCAGGCGCTCTCGAACACGTCGGAGTGGCTGCGTCTCGCGGCCTCGACGCTCGCTCGTCTGACGACCGAGGCGGCCATCGTGACGCCACCGGCATCGGGCCGGGCCACGCTGCGGCACGTCGAGGTGGTCCCGATCAGCGAGAGGCGCGCCCTGGTCGTCGTCGTCTTCGAAGGAGGCACGGTGGCGCAGCAGCTGATCGAGCTGCGCGTCGCGACGACGCCCGAGCATCTGCGTTCGCTGTCATCGCGTCTCACCGAGGCGCTGCTATCTCGCGACGCCGCCGGTGTGCGCGGCGCGACTCGGAGCGAGACGGGTGTCGACTCCGAGGTCGCCGGAGCGATCGCGCGAGCGCTGGACGACCACGACGCCGCGCGGACGCATGACGTCTATACCGATGGCATCCAGAACATCCTCGCGCAACCGGAGTTCGCGGCCGGCGGACGGATGCAGGACATGCTGCGGCTCCTCGAGGACCGCACGCGCCTCATCGACCTGCTGCCGCCGACGCTCGGCGACGACGAGGTGCATGTCGCGATCGGCAGCGAGCACCGGCTGGAGCCACTCCGTGGCTGCAGCCTGGTGTTCGGACGGTACGGTGCCGGCACGGAATACCTCGGATACGTCGGCGTCGTAGGTCCGACGCGCATGGACTACGCGCGCACCATCGGCGCGGTGCGCTACGTCGGATCGCTGATGAGCGATCTCGTTCGAGTCATGGAGGGTCACTAG
- the mscL gene encoding large conductance mechanosensitive channel protein MscL → MGSEFKDFLLKANVLALALAFIIGVALAAVVNSLVKDIIMPPVGLLLGGVDFNNLFVDLSGKHPASLKAAQDAGLATLNYGVFINTVITFIIVAFVVFVIARTFVPKGAPTKICQFCGEEILASATRCRYCTSQLTAGART, encoded by the coding sequence ATGGGGTCGGAGTTCAAGGACTTTCTGCTCAAGGCGAACGTGCTCGCGCTGGCTCTCGCGTTCATCATCGGCGTGGCGCTCGCGGCGGTGGTCAATTCCCTGGTGAAGGACATCATCATGCCGCCCGTGGGGCTGCTCCTCGGTGGGGTCGATTTCAACAACCTGTTCGTCGACCTCTCGGGAAAGCATCCCGCGAGCTTGAAGGCGGCGCAGGACGCGGGGCTGGCGACGCTCAATTACGGCGTGTTCATCAACACGGTGATCACGTTCATCATCGTCGCCTTCGTGGTGTTCGTGATCGCGCGAACGTTCGTGCCGAAGGGCGCACCGACGAAGATCTGCCAGTTCTGCGGCGAGGAGATCCTTGCCTCGGCGACGCGCTGCCGGTACTGCACCAGCCAGCTGACGGCGGGTGCGCGAACCTAG
- a CDS encoding response regulator transcription factor, translating to MARKRPLVLVVEDDPALGDVIVTALRDDGLDSKLASDGDEAMRLVDSLEPSCMVLDLMMPRRDGFSVLRELRSDGRLVKMPVVVVTAMFGLSERNYATELGAADYVTKPFELDDLVGRVRALISPTPV from the coding sequence GTGGCGCGAAAGCGTCCTCTGGTCCTGGTGGTCGAGGACGATCCCGCTCTGGGCGACGTGATCGTCACAGCGCTGCGGGACGACGGCCTTGACTCGAAGCTCGCGAGCGACGGCGACGAGGCGATGCGGCTCGTGGACTCGCTGGAGCCCTCGTGCATGGTCCTCGACCTCATGATGCCGCGACGCGACGGCTTCTCGGTGCTGCGCGAGCTGCGTTCGGATGGCCGTCTCGTGAAGATGCCCGTCGTGGTGGTGACCGCGATGTTCGGCCTGTCCGAGCGCAACTACGCGACGGAGCTGGGCGCGGCCGACTACGTCACCAAGCCATTCGAGCTCGATGATCTTGTCGGCCGCGTCCGCGCGCTGATCAGCCCGACGCCGGTCTAG
- a CDS encoding Crp/Fnr family transcriptional regulator, with protein sequence MPETRLPDHLRRYPLFAKLDDAEVAQLAERMRMRSFKRGEALFRKDDPGMHLYVVLAGAVKIALPGEFGQEALVSIMRTGDFFGELALFDGSPRSASATALEDTRAALLARDDFLAFLEAHPASVRVVLDALAKTIRRLSDRVEDLIFLDVPSRVAKYLLDLAQADGTAKLELTLTQDELAAFIGASRVSVNRVLGDLERREIIGIRRRHIVIVDPERLAKEIRV encoded by the coding sequence GTGCCGGAGACACGTCTCCCGGACCACCTGCGGCGCTATCCGCTCTTCGCCAAGCTCGACGATGCCGAAGTTGCGCAGCTTGCCGAGCGGATGCGCATGCGGTCGTTCAAACGCGGCGAGGCGCTCTTCCGTAAGGACGATCCGGGGATGCACCTCTACGTGGTGCTGGCCGGAGCGGTGAAGATCGCGCTCCCGGGCGAGTTCGGTCAGGAGGCGCTGGTCTCGATCATGCGCACCGGCGACTTCTTCGGGGAGCTCGCGCTGTTCGACGGCAGCCCGCGCTCCGCCTCGGCGACGGCGCTCGAGGACACCCGGGCCGCCCTTCTGGCGCGCGACGACTTCCTCGCGTTCCTCGAGGCGCATCCGGCGTCGGTCCGCGTCGTGCTCGATGCGCTCGCGAAGACGATCCGCAGGCTGTCGGATCGGGTCGAGGACCTCATCTTCCTGGACGTGCCGAGCCGGGTCGCGAAGTACCTGCTCGATCTCGCGCAGGCGGACGGCACCGCGAAGCTCGAGCTCACGCTCACGCAGGACGAGCTGGCGGCCTTCATCGGCGCGTCGCGCGTGTCGGTGAACCGTGTGCTCGGGGACCTCGAGCGGCGCGAGATCATCGGGATCCGCCGGCGCCACATCGTCATCGTTGATCCCGAACGGCTTGCGAAGGAGATCCGGGTCTAG